A window from Caulobacter sp. X encodes these proteins:
- a CDS encoding fatty acid desaturase, translating to MAKTASDSVSLTRQAYALTDDLMTPNAAVYWVDLLISAALMWGGFLLAATTSSLPVGLVAGLISVLALYRALSFIHELTHIRDDEAPGFRVGWNVLVGVPLMTPSLMYEGVHNVHHVKDRFGTALDPEYLPLSRYTPLSLAGFLFVALLAPIGVLIRSAIVIPLSFLVPPLRRVLKQRLSALVINPDFVREDMAKMRPAWLVQDIACWLWSWGLIAATVAGVLPIRFVLTGLAIFSLATFVNQARTLVAHHWDNDGGKMSLDEQFLDSVNVPPPNLASELWAPVGLRYHALHHLLPKLPYHNLGKAHARLAQALAPDSLYHRASQKGLFEALTALFRRVAQKPAVVSRGPSAAE from the coding sequence GTGGCCAAGACAGCGAGCGATAGCGTCAGCCTGACGCGGCAGGCCTACGCCCTGACCGATGACCTGATGACGCCGAACGCGGCCGTCTACTGGGTCGACCTACTGATCTCGGCCGCTCTGATGTGGGGCGGCTTCCTGCTGGCCGCGACCACGTCGAGCCTTCCGGTCGGCCTGGTCGCCGGCTTGATCAGCGTGCTGGCGCTTTATCGCGCGCTGAGTTTCATCCACGAACTGACTCACATCCGCGACGACGAGGCGCCAGGCTTTCGCGTGGGCTGGAACGTGCTGGTCGGCGTACCCTTGATGACGCCGTCGCTGATGTACGAGGGTGTGCACAACGTCCATCACGTCAAGGATCGCTTCGGCACGGCGCTGGATCCGGAATACCTGCCGCTGTCGCGCTACACGCCCCTGTCGCTGGCTGGCTTCCTGTTCGTCGCCCTGCTGGCGCCGATCGGCGTGCTGATCCGTTCGGCCATCGTCATCCCGCTCTCGTTCTTGGTCCCGCCGCTGCGCCGTGTCCTCAAGCAGCGCCTGTCGGCGCTGGTCATCAATCCCGACTTCGTGCGCGAGGACATGGCGAAGATGCGCCCGGCCTGGCTGGTCCAGGACATCGCCTGCTGGCTCTGGTCGTGGGGGCTGATCGCCGCGACGGTAGCCGGCGTGCTGCCGATCCGTTTCGTGCTGACGGGCCTGGCGATCTTCTCGCTGGCCACCTTCGTCAACCAGGCCCGGACCCTGGTCGCGCACCACTGGGACAATGACGGCGGCAAGATGAGCCTGGACGAGCAGTTCCTGGACTCGGTCAACGTCCCGCCGCCGAACCTGGCGTCCGAGCTCTGGGCGCCCGTGGGTTTGCGCTACCACGCCCTGCACCATCTGCTGCCCAAGCTGCCCTACCACAATCTTGGCAAGGCCCATGCTCGCCTGGCCCAAGCCCTGGCGCCAGATTCGCTCTATCATCGCGCTTCCCAGAAGGGCCTGTTCGAAGCTCTGACGGCGCTGTTCCGTCGCGTGGCGCAAAAGCCCGCCGTAGTTTCCCGAGGGCCGAGCGCCGCCGAATAG
- a CDS encoding OmpA family protein produces MTRKFALAAVLVGAGALAACTTTDPYTGMPVRNNTGTGALAGAGAGALLGYLTNTNKGEQGRKNALIGAGIGALAGGAIGNYMDRQQADFRRSLEGSGVMIRRNGDQIVLVMPSDVTFAVDRSDVQPQFTRVLDDVARTLNAYPQTTIDVVGHADSSGPDDYNQVLSERRASAVAGYLTNEGRVMPDRVFVAGMGERQPIADNSTAAGRAQNRRVEIVLRPLTR; encoded by the coding sequence ATGACGCGCAAGTTTGCTTTGGCCGCCGTTCTTGTGGGCGCGGGCGCGCTGGCCGCCTGCACGACCACCGACCCCTATACCGGCATGCCGGTCCGCAACAACACCGGCACGGGCGCGCTGGCCGGAGCCGGCGCTGGCGCGTTGCTTGGCTATCTGACCAACACCAACAAGGGCGAGCAGGGCCGCAAGAACGCCCTGATCGGCGCGGGGATCGGCGCTCTGGCCGGCGGCGCGATCGGCAACTACATGGATCGCCAGCAGGCTGATTTCCGCCGCAGCCTGGAAGGCTCGGGCGTGATGATCCGCCGCAACGGCGACCAGATCGTGCTCGTCATGCCCAGCGACGTCACCTTCGCCGTCGATCGTTCCGACGTGCAGCCGCAGTTCACGCGCGTGCTGGACGACGTGGCGCGCACGCTGAACGCCTATCCCCAGACCACGATCGACGTCGTCGGCCACGCCGACTCCAGCGGCCCGGACGACTACAATCAGGTTCTCTCGGAGCGCCGGGCCAGCGCCGTGGCGGGCTACCTGACGAACGAAGGACGGGTGATGCCTGACCGCGTCTTCGTGGCCGGCATGGGCGAGCGCCAGCCGATCGCCGACAATTCCACCGCCGCGGGCCGCGCCCAGAACCGCCGGGTGGAGATCGTCCTGCGGCCCCTGACGCGCTAG
- a CDS encoding monovalent cation:proton antiporter-2 (CPA2) family protein encodes MENFLTQALVYLGASVVSVPIAKRLGLGSVLGYLIAGVVIGPYALSLVGAQADVMKFAEFGVVILLFLIGLEVRPTMLWDMRKAIFGFGGTQVVCTSLAIAGAAMLLGLPWQTALAVGMVLAMSSTAIVLQTLDEKGLRQGPVGRAAFGILLLQDLAVIPMFALLPLLATVAPQTHGDASGHGGASLIAHLPAWAQGLSVFAAVAAVVGGGRYLVRPVFRFIAKARLREIFTASALLIVVAVASLMQIVGLSPALGAFLAGVVLAESEFRRELETDIEPFRGLLLGLFFITVGAGVDLPLIARQPLLLAGLVLGLMALKFLVLYGLARLFGAPKRGAMAVAAALAQGGEFAFVLLSFTVGAGVIGASLAALLTAAVAVSMALTPVAMILYERVAALMDAAIPDVVPDTGDFDEGEPDIIIAGFGRFGQITGRLLSANGFKSTVLDSDIEQIELLRRFGRRVHYGDATRLDLLRQAGADRARMLIVALDDREKTVELVETARKAFPDLIILARAWDRRHAYDLLANGADAVERETFESALALGATALQKLGFRAHRAHRAAAFFRRHDRRMFEELRPMWGQEEAYILASRDAAQTMDRLLDADLHRMRPGDAGGAWDTASLDEELRERAQQEGAE; translated from the coding sequence ATGGAAAACTTCCTCACCCAGGCTCTGGTCTATCTGGGCGCGTCGGTCGTCTCGGTGCCGATCGCCAAGCGGCTCGGTCTCGGTTCGGTGCTGGGCTACCTGATCGCCGGCGTCGTCATCGGTCCCTACGCCCTGTCGCTGGTCGGCGCCCAGGCCGACGTCATGAAGTTCGCCGAGTTCGGCGTCGTCATCCTGCTGTTCCTGATCGGCCTCGAGGTGCGTCCCACGATGCTGTGGGACATGCGCAAGGCCATCTTCGGCTTCGGCGGGACCCAGGTGGTCTGCACCTCGCTGGCGATCGCGGGCGCGGCCATGCTGCTGGGCCTGCCCTGGCAGACGGCTCTGGCGGTCGGCATGGTGTTGGCGATGTCCTCGACGGCCATCGTGCTGCAGACCCTTGACGAGAAGGGGCTGCGGCAAGGACCGGTTGGCCGCGCGGCGTTCGGGATCCTGCTGCTGCAGGACCTGGCAGTCATACCGATGTTCGCCCTGCTGCCGCTGCTGGCCACGGTCGCGCCCCAGACCCATGGCGACGCGAGCGGGCACGGCGGCGCCAGCCTGATCGCCCACCTGCCGGCCTGGGCCCAGGGCCTTTCGGTGTTCGCGGCGGTCGCGGCCGTGGTCGGCGGCGGTCGCTATCTGGTGCGGCCCGTGTTCCGCTTCATCGCCAAGGCGCGCCTGCGCGAGATCTTCACCGCCTCGGCTCTGCTGATCGTCGTGGCGGTCGCCAGCTTGATGCAGATCGTCGGCCTCTCGCCCGCCCTCGGCGCCTTCCTGGCCGGCGTGGTGCTGGCCGAAAGCGAGTTCCGGCGCGAGCTGGAGACGGACATCGAGCCGTTCCGCGGCCTGCTGCTGGGCCTCTTCTTCATCACAGTCGGGGCTGGCGTCGACCTGCCGCTGATCGCGCGCCAGCCGCTGCTGCTGGCCGGGCTGGTCCTGGGTCTGATGGCCCTGAAATTCCTGGTGCTTTACGGCCTGGCCCGACTATTCGGCGCGCCCAAGCGCGGCGCCATGGCGGTGGCCGCGGCGCTGGCCCAGGGCGGGGAGTTCGCCTTCGTTCTTCTGAGCTTCACGGTCGGCGCCGGCGTGATCGGCGCGTCGCTGGCGGCGCTGCTGACCGCCGCCGTGGCCGTCTCGATGGCCCTGACCCCCGTCGCCATGATCCTCTACGAGCGCGTCGCCGCCCTGATGGACGCGGCCATCCCCGACGTGGTCCCCGACACTGGCGATTTCGACGAGGGCGAGCCCGATATCATCATCGCCGGCTTCGGCCGCTTCGGCCAGATCACCGGTCGCCTGCTGTCGGCCAACGGCTTCAAGTCGACGGTTCTGGACAGCGATATCGAGCAGATCGAGCTGCTGCGCCGCTTTGGGCGCCGCGTGCACTATGGCGACGCCACGCGCCTCGACCTGCTGAGGCAGGCGGGCGCGGACCGCGCGCGGATGCTGATCGTCGCCCTGGACGACCGCGAGAAGACGGTCGAACTGGTCGAGACCGCGCGCAAGGCCTTCCCCGACCTCATCATCCTGGCGCGGGCCTGGGACCGCCGCCACGCCTACGACCTGCTGGCCAACGGCGCCGACGCGGTGGAGCGCGAGACCTTCGAGTCCGCTCTGGCGCTGGGCGCGACGGCGCTGCAGAAGCTGGGCTTCCGCGCCCACCGCGCGCATCGGGCGGCCGCCTTCTTCCGCCGCCACGATCGCCGGATGTTCGAGGAGCTGCGCCCCATGTGGGGCCAGGAGGAGGCCTATATCCTGGCCTCGCGCGACGCGGCCCAGACCATGGATCGGTTGCTGGACGCCGACCTGCACCGCATGCGCCCCGGGGACGCCGGCGGCGCGTGGGACACCGCCAGTCTCGACGAGGAGCTGCGCGAGCGGGCCCAGCAGGAAGGCGCGGAATAG
- a CDS encoding helix-turn-helix domain-containing protein produces MSLSLSLPRHQAGTRLSPGRQGVADFAEAIAPVFDTRLRDVAASGPDLWISSVNVGPMLLGYAHMSGGTYSYGRDHRKVAATGLDLILVQIIAEGGDRREAYRGEVEASVGDVCLLDLTRPFRSEAQTCGNFSLAIPREALAARDRDLDDLHGRVLRRDTAAARLFKSHVETLWSVAGQLSVADAPIVGRTTIDLLAGLAMPASGDPAARAAIAESQLGRIRRFIDANLDDPYLGAEVLCRRFGLSRASLYRLFAPLGGVREHIQNRRLRRAFDALTDPSLSHLSLSQVVEGHGFSAWSSFARAFKTRFGLAPGEAREIGAAAALHASAAEARGQGLPDWLRALDGADL; encoded by the coding sequence ATGTCGCTTTCCTTGTCGCTTCCTCGGCACCAGGCTGGCACCCGATTATCGCCGGGGCGGCAAGGCGTCGCCGACTTCGCCGAGGCGATCGCCCCCGTCTTCGACACCCGCCTGAGGGACGTCGCCGCCTCCGGTCCCGATCTGTGGATCAGCAGCGTCAATGTCGGCCCGATGCTTCTGGGCTACGCTCACATGAGCGGCGGGACCTACAGCTATGGGCGCGACCACAGGAAGGTCGCCGCGACGGGGCTCGACCTCATCCTGGTGCAGATCATCGCCGAGGGCGGCGATCGCCGGGAGGCCTATCGCGGCGAGGTGGAGGCCTCGGTCGGGGACGTCTGCCTGCTGGATCTCACGCGACCGTTCCGCTCGGAAGCTCAGACTTGCGGAAATTTCAGTCTGGCCATTCCTCGCGAGGCGTTGGCGGCGCGCGATCGTGACCTCGATGACCTGCACGGTCGCGTCCTGAGGCGCGACACCGCCGCGGCTCGGCTGTTCAAGAGCCATGTCGAGACGCTGTGGAGCGTCGCCGGACAGCTCTCCGTGGCCGACGCGCCCATCGTCGGACGAACCACCATCGATCTGCTCGCCGGGCTGGCCATGCCGGCCTCGGGCGATCCAGCGGCCCGGGCGGCGATCGCGGAATCGCAGCTTGGCCGTATCCGGCGCTTCATCGACGCCAACCTGGACGATCCGTATCTGGGGGCCGAGGTGCTGTGCCGGCGGTTCGGTCTTTCGCGGGCCTCGCTCTATCGCCTTTTCGCGCCGCTGGGCGGGGTCCGCGAGCACATCCAAAACCGACGCCTGCGTCGGGCGTTCGACGCGCTGACCGACCCGTCGCTGAGCCACCTGTCGCTGAGCCAGGTTGTCGAGGGCCACGGCTTCTCGGCCTGGTCCAGCTTCGCGCGGGCGTTCAAGACCAGGTTCGGCCTTGCGCCCGGCGAGGCGCGCGAGATCGGCGCGGCGGCGGCTCTGCACGCCAGCGCCGCCGAGGCGCGAGGCCAGGGTCTGCCCGATTGGCTCCGCGCCCTGGATGGCGCAGACCTCTAG
- a CDS encoding NAD(P)H-dependent oxidoreductase, whose product MPDANTGSVTPATSGLLLVLAHPALERSRANRTLAKAAKSLSGVTFKDLYETYPDFVVDIETEQAALTAHDVVALQFPLFWYSTPSLLKEWLDIVWLHGFAYGEGGEALKGKKLFVTCTTGGSAKAYHAHGYNRFSMDEFLRPLEQTAHLCGMEWETPFVVHGASVKDDAALKAEAERYKARIASLLPVSRVSGRTEA is encoded by the coding sequence ATGCCTGACGCTAACACCGGCTCGGTGACACCCGCCACCTCCGGCCTGCTCCTGGTGCTGGCCCACCCCGCGCTTGAACGCTCACGCGCCAATCGCACCCTGGCCAAGGCGGCCAAGAGCCTCTCCGGGGTCACTTTCAAGGACCTGTACGAGACCTATCCTGACTTCGTGGTCGATATCGAGACCGAGCAGGCCGCCCTGACAGCTCACGACGTCGTGGCCTTGCAGTTCCCGCTGTTCTGGTACTCGACGCCGTCCCTGCTGAAGGAGTGGCTGGACATCGTCTGGCTGCACGGTTTCGCCTATGGCGAGGGCGGCGAGGCGCTGAAGGGCAAGAAGCTGTTCGTGACCTGCACCACCGGCGGCTCGGCCAAGGCCTATCACGCCCACGGCTACAACCGCTTCAGCATGGACGAGTTTCTACGCCCGCTGGAGCAGACCGCCCACCTGTGCGGCATGGAATGGGAGACGCCCTTCGTCGTGCATGGCGCGTCGGTCAAGGACGACGCGGCCCTGAAGGCGGAAGCCGAGCGCTACAAGGCGCGGATCGCCTCGCTGCTTCCGGTCTCTCGCGTTTCTGGGCGCACGGAGGCCTAA
- the rplS gene encoding 50S ribosomal protein L19 encodes MAANIIAQLEQEESARLLAARAIPDFRPGDTLRVNVKIKEGERERVQAYEGVCIARQGAGVHESFTVRKISFGEGVERLFPLLSPSIESIEVKRRGVVRRAKLYYLRDRRGKSARIAERAGGPKAAATEE; translated from the coding sequence ATGGCTGCGAATATCATCGCTCAGCTCGAGCAAGAAGAATCGGCCCGTCTGCTGGCCGCCCGCGCGATCCCGGACTTCCGTCCCGGCGACACCCTGCGCGTCAACGTGAAGATCAAGGAAGGCGAGCGCGAGCGCGTTCAGGCCTACGAAGGCGTCTGCATCGCCCGTCAAGGCGCTGGCGTCCACGAGAGCTTCACGGTCCGTAAGATTTCGTTCGGCGAAGGCGTGGAGCGTCTGTTCCCGCTGCTGTCGCCGAGCATCGAAAGCATCGAAGTCAAGCGTCGCGGCGTCGTCCGTCGCGCCAAGCTGTACTACCTGCGCGACCGCCGCGGTAAGTCGGCGCGTATCGCCGAGCGCGCCGGTGGCCCGAAGGCCGCCGCGACCGAAGAGTAA
- a CDS encoding CoA transferase subunit A — MVDKVKKDAVEALAGLLKDGMTIMAGGFGLCGIPENLIAAIREAGVKDLTVVSNNCGVDGFGLGILLENRQIKKMVSSYVGENKLFEQLYLSGELELEFNPQGTLAERIRAGGAGIPAFFTRTGYGTLVAEGKEVREFDGEMYVMERGLTADLAIVKAWKGDAEGNLIYRKTARNFNPMMATAGRATVVEVEELVEIGALDKDAIHTPGIYVDRIIKGAKFEKRIERVTTRQKETA, encoded by the coding sequence ATGGTCGACAAGGTGAAGAAAGACGCCGTCGAGGCCCTGGCCGGGCTGCTCAAGGACGGCATGACCATCATGGCCGGCGGCTTTGGCCTCTGCGGCATCCCGGAGAACCTGATCGCGGCGATCCGCGAGGCGGGGGTGAAGGACCTCACGGTCGTCTCCAACAATTGCGGCGTCGACGGCTTCGGCCTGGGCATCCTGCTGGAAAACCGCCAGATCAAGAAGATGGTCTCGTCCTATGTGGGTGAGAACAAGCTGTTCGAACAGCTCTACCTGAGCGGTGAGCTGGAGCTGGAGTTCAATCCGCAGGGTACGCTGGCCGAACGCATCCGTGCGGGCGGGGCGGGCATCCCCGCCTTCTTCACGCGCACCGGCTACGGCACCCTGGTCGCCGAGGGCAAGGAGGTCCGCGAGTTTGACGGCGAAATGTACGTGATGGAGCGCGGCCTGACCGCCGACCTCGCGATCGTCAAGGCCTGGAAGGGCGACGCCGAGGGCAACCTGATCTACCGGAAGACCGCGCGGAACTTCAATCCGATGATGGCGACGGCTGGCCGGGCCACCGTGGTCGAGGTCGAGGAGCTGGTCGAGATCGGCGCCCTGGACAAGGACGCGATCCACACCCCCGGCATCTATGTCGACCGCATCATCAAGGGCGCGAAGTTCGAAAAGCGCATCGAGCGGGTCACCACTCGCCAGAAGGAGACCGCGTAA
- a CDS encoding LysR substrate-binding domain-containing protein, with translation MSDILARLPLSAIRVFEAAARLKSFTRAAGELGMTQAAVSWQVKALEQRLDQPLFNRLPREVTLTPAGERLSRAATEALSLLRSTISDLVETEEGVLSITTVQSLGGQWLAPRLGEFQIAHPRIAVRLEASSRVADLAREGLDVALRGGQGQWPGMAAHFLIPAVQTPLVSPRFLERIGGLSRPEDLLDAPRVGVAREWEEWFHAAGVTGISDRLAPRLTSDAQTLEVASALADQGAALGSPIFFARELAEGRLIMPFDVVARYSGGYWLAYPSERARVRKIAAFRDWVLAQAAADPLIARYAAMEPLGASKASPLARANE, from the coding sequence ATGTCAGACATCCTCGCCCGCCTGCCCCTCAGCGCGATCCGCGTGTTCGAGGCGGCCGCTCGCCTGAAGAGCTTCACCCGCGCCGCAGGCGAGCTGGGCATGACGCAGGCGGCCGTCAGCTGGCAGGTGAAGGCTCTGGAGCAAAGGCTGGACCAGCCGCTGTTCAACCGCCTGCCGCGCGAGGTGACCCTGACCCCCGCCGGCGAGCGCCTGTCCCGGGCGGCGACCGAGGCGCTGTCGCTGCTGCGCTCCACCATCTCCGATCTGGTCGAGACCGAGGAGGGGGTGCTGTCCATCACGACCGTCCAGAGCCTGGGCGGCCAGTGGCTGGCGCCGCGCCTGGGTGAGTTCCAGATCGCGCACCCGCGCATCGCCGTGCGGTTGGAGGCCTCAAGCCGGGTCGCCGACCTGGCGCGCGAGGGCCTTGATGTCGCGCTGCGCGGGGGTCAGGGACAGTGGCCGGGCATGGCGGCTCATTTCCTGATCCCGGCGGTCCAGACGCCCCTGGTCTCTCCTCGGTTCCTGGAGCGCATCGGCGGGCTTTCCCGTCCCGAAGATCTGCTGGATGCGCCGCGCGTCGGCGTGGCGCGCGAATGGGAGGAGTGGTTCCATGCCGCCGGCGTCACCGGGATCTCCGACCGCCTGGCGCCGCGCCTGACCTCGGACGCCCAGACGCTGGAGGTCGCAAGCGCCTTGGCGGATCAGGGCGCGGCGCTGGGCTCTCCGATCTTCTTCGCCCGCGAGTTGGCGGAAGGGCGCCTGATCATGCCGTTCGATGTGGTGGCCCGCTATTCCGGCGGCTACTGGCTGGCCTACCCCAGCGAGCGCGCGCGAGTTCGCAAGATCGCCGCCTTCCGGGACTGGGTCCTGGCCCAGGCGGCCGCTGATCCTCTGATCGCGCGATACGCCGCGATGGAGCCCTTGGGAGCTTCGAAGGCGTCGCCGCTCGCGCGCGCTAACGAATAG
- the trmD gene encoding tRNA (guanosine(37)-N1)-methyltransferase TrmD — translation MPFTATVLTMFPEAFPGPLGVSMIGSAWKEQDLWRLETLDIRAFSKDKRGFLDDTPAGGGAGAVLKADVIASALDSVDLGGRPLLYMSARGRPLTQARVREWSKAPGIVVLCGRFEGVDQRVLDARGFEEVSVGDAVLAGGEAAAMVVIEACVRLAPGVLGNIESTLEESFEDGLLEHPQYTRPRTFEGLDIPEVLLSGDHKKIDQWRKRMREEATRERRPDLWEAHLANQQAKGAPKGGKPQGD, via the coding sequence ATGCCGTTCACCGCCACCGTCCTGACCATGTTCCCCGAGGCCTTTCCGGGCCCGCTTGGCGTCTCGATGATCGGGTCCGCCTGGAAGGAACAGGATCTTTGGCGTCTGGAAACGCTGGACATTCGGGCCTTTTCCAAGGATAAGCGCGGCTTCCTCGACGACACCCCCGCGGGTGGCGGCGCGGGAGCCGTGCTCAAAGCGGACGTTATCGCCTCTGCGCTGGACAGCGTGGACCTCGGCGGGCGGCCGCTTTTGTACATGAGCGCCCGGGGCAGGCCCCTGACCCAGGCGCGCGTTCGAGAGTGGTCCAAGGCCCCCGGTATCGTGGTGCTGTGCGGCCGCTTCGAGGGGGTGGACCAACGGGTGCTCGACGCCCGAGGGTTCGAGGAGGTCTCGGTCGGAGACGCCGTGCTCGCCGGTGGCGAAGCGGCGGCGATGGTCGTGATCGAGGCGTGTGTTCGACTTGCCCCGGGGGTTCTGGGGAACATCGAGAGCACGCTGGAAGAAAGCTTCGAGGACGGTCTCCTCGAGCATCCGCAGTACACCAGGCCGCGGACGTTCGAAGGGCTCGACATCCCCGAGGTGCTGCTGTCGGGCGATCACAAGAAGATCGACCAATGGCGCAAGCGTATGCGTGAAGAAGCGACCCGCGAGCGGCGCCCGGATCTCTGGGAGGCCCACCTCGCCAATCAACAGGCAAAAGGCGCCCCCAAAGGGGGAAAGCCCCAAGGAGACTAG
- a CDS encoding ubiquitin-activating E1 FCCH domain-containing protein — protein MSRLLRFFRRLGRDDRGAIAIQFALLAIPLSILVFALIDLGRISLQRHQMQDALDAATLIAARSTAVTDAELEAVGDPAFLAEAAGLNLSLSASNASFKAGTGNHILGTASATVKPIIANLWTKADFNVTATSDVIRSSKNLEVAVVLDITGSMSGTRIADLKTGASDLVDIVVKDDQTPFYSKVAIVPYSVGVNVGSYADAVRGAVTARAITNVSKANPAVVTSASHGFIVGDKVTISGVSGPTMLNGTTYSVTSATTNSFTINANTSSAPSYVSGGVATCNTSTNPGCLNFTFTSANFTTETRALSTCVTERTGTYAYADMAPSVAPVGRNYPTPSSNPCPSATITPLSSDRTALKGQISALAAAGSTAGQVGFAWGWYMVSPTFGYLWPSAPQRPAPYGAKDLVKVVVLMTDGAFNTPYCKGVIAKDAGSGSGSASDHINCTATNGDAFTQTRKLCDAMKDPALKLTIFTVGFDVGGDANAVNMLKYCATDAQHVYFPATGSELKTAFKSIAQEISSLRIAK, from the coding sequence ATGTCGCGTCTTCTCCGCTTTTTCCGCCGTCTCGGGCGTGATGACCGGGGGGCGATCGCCATCCAGTTCGCGCTGCTGGCCATCCCGCTGTCGATCCTGGTCTTCGCCCTGATCGATCTTGGCCGCATCAGCCTGCAACGCCACCAGATGCAGGACGCTCTGGACGCGGCGACCTTGATCGCCGCGCGATCCACGGCGGTGACGGACGCCGAGCTGGAAGCGGTCGGCGACCCGGCCTTCCTCGCCGAAGCCGCGGGCCTGAACCTTAGCCTCTCGGCGTCGAACGCCAGCTTCAAGGCCGGGACGGGCAATCACATCCTGGGGACGGCCAGCGCCACGGTGAAGCCGATCATCGCCAACCTCTGGACCAAGGCGGACTTCAACGTCACCGCCACGTCCGACGTCATCCGGTCGTCGAAGAACCTGGAGGTCGCGGTCGTCCTGGATATCACCGGCTCGATGAGCGGGACGAGGATCGCGGACCTGAAGACCGGGGCTTCGGATCTCGTGGACATCGTGGTCAAGGACGACCAGACGCCGTTCTATTCGAAGGTCGCCATCGTCCCCTATTCGGTCGGGGTGAATGTCGGGAGCTATGCCGACGCCGTGCGCGGCGCCGTGACCGCCCGCGCCATCACCAATGTCAGCAAGGCCAACCCCGCCGTCGTCACGTCGGCCAGCCACGGGTTCATCGTGGGCGACAAGGTGACCATCAGCGGCGTTTCCGGTCCGACCATGCTGAATGGGACCACCTACAGCGTTACGTCGGCGACGACGAACAGCTTCACGATCAATGCGAACACCTCAAGCGCCCCCAGCTATGTCTCCGGCGGCGTGGCGACCTGCAACACCAGCACCAACCCGGGGTGCCTGAACTTCACCTTCACCAGCGCGAACTTCACGACGGAGACTCGGGCGCTCAGCACCTGCGTGACCGAGCGGACGGGGACCTATGCCTATGCCGATATGGCGCCGAGCGTCGCGCCGGTGGGGCGAAACTATCCTACGCCCAGCTCCAACCCCTGCCCATCGGCCACCATCACGCCGCTGTCCAGCGATCGCACGGCGCTGAAGGGCCAGATCAGCGCCCTGGCCGCCGCCGGTTCCACGGCCGGTCAGGTCGGCTTCGCCTGGGGCTGGTACATGGTCTCGCCGACCTTCGGCTATCTGTGGCCCAGCGCCCCGCAGCGTCCCGCGCCCTATGGCGCCAAGGATCTCGTGAAGGTGGTGGTGCTGATGACCGACGGCGCCTTCAACACGCCCTATTGCAAGGGCGTGATCGCCAAGGACGCAGGGTCCGGTAGCGGCTCGGCCAGCGATCACATCAATTGTACGGCCACCAACGGCGATGCGTTCACCCAGACCCGCAAGCTGTGCGACGCCATGAAGGATCCGGCGCTGAAGCTGACCATTTTCACCGTGGGCTTCGACGTCGGCGGCGACGCCAACGCCGTGAACATGCTGAAGTACTGCGCCACCGACGCCCAGCACGTCTATTTCCCGGCGACGGGCTCGGAGTTGAAGACGGCCTTCAAGTCCATCGCCCAGGAGATCTCGTCGCTGCGGATCGCCAAATAG
- a CDS encoding isopenicillin N synthase family oxygenase produces MSNSAIAPVSFSLYAKDFTRFSQELGASFERYGFAVLSDYDLDQARIDAAVDAAKAFFALPVETKKHYAGVKGGARGYIPFGVETAKGADHYDLKEFWHMGRELPPGHRFRAHMADNVWPAEIPAFKHDVSWLYNALDGMGGKVLEAIAAYLKLDRDFFYPTIQDGNSVLRLLHYPPIPMDATGVRAGAHGDINTITLLLGAEEGGLEVLDRDGQWLPINPPPGCLVINIGDMLERLTNHVLPSTVHRVVNPPPERRGFARYSTPFFLHFASDYEIKTLPNCVTAQNPDRYPESITADEFLQQRLREIKLA; encoded by the coding sequence GTGTCCAACTCCGCCATCGCTCCGGTTTCCTTCTCGCTGTATGCGAAGGACTTCACGCGCTTCTCCCAAGAGCTCGGCGCGTCTTTCGAACGCTACGGCTTCGCGGTCCTGTCGGACTATGACCTGGATCAAGCGCGCATCGACGCCGCCGTCGACGCCGCCAAGGCCTTCTTCGCCCTGCCCGTCGAGACCAAGAAGCACTACGCCGGCGTGAAGGGCGGCGCGCGCGGCTATATCCCGTTCGGGGTCGAGACCGCCAAGGGCGCCGACCACTACGACCTCAAGGAATTCTGGCACATGGGCCGCGAGCTGCCGCCCGGCCACCGCTTCCGCGCCCACATGGCCGACAACGTCTGGCCGGCCGAGATCCCCGCGTTCAAGCATGACGTCAGCTGGCTGTACAACGCTCTGGACGGCATGGGCGGCAAGGTGTTGGAGGCGATCGCCGCGTACCTGAAGCTGGACCGCGACTTCTTCTATCCGACCATCCAGGACGGCAACAGCGTGCTGCGCCTGCTGCACTATCCGCCGATCCCGATGGATGCGACCGGCGTGCGCGCCGGCGCCCATGGCGACATCAACACCATCACCCTGCTGCTGGGCGCCGAGGAAGGCGGGCTTGAAGTGCTGGACCGCGACGGCCAGTGGCTGCCGATCAACCCGCCGCCCGGCTGCCTAGTGATCAACATCGGCGACATGCTGGAGCGCCTGACCAACCACGTCCTGCCGTCGACCGTGCACCGCGTGGTCAATCCGCCGCCGGAGCGCCGGGGCTTCGCGCGCTATTCGACGCCGTTCTTCCTGCATTTCGCGTCGGACTACGAGATCAAGACGCTGCCCAACTGCGTCACGGCGCAGAACCCGGACCGCTATCCGGAATCGATCACCGCCGACGAGTTCCTCCAGCAGCGCCTGCGCGAGATCAAGCTGGCCTAG